A region from the Benincasa hispida cultivar B227 chromosome 12, ASM972705v1, whole genome shotgun sequence genome encodes:
- the LOC120092494 gene encoding condensin complex subunit 3 encodes MGVSKRESAMAEETVESQDLLPQKIAKILDEARSSNATHNRKLKELCALRSKSKSPFEFFTAFSKTLIPLFNFHRRIASAERVIRFISLFATSKDPKFASLSDDFLEEFLQFLLVASCAANKSARFRACQIVSEIIMRLPDDAEVSNEVWDRVIDHMKLRVQDKVPLIRMFAVRALSRFANDSENGDILNLFLEVITMEQNAEVRKTILLSFPPSNATLQVIIDCTLDVSESVRKAAYCVLANKFPLQSLSIKQRTIILQRGLADRSQAVSKECLKLMTDEWLNKCCHGNPVELLEYLDVETYERVGESVMGAFLGASLLKLHDDESIQHYILTSSGATEGDSLHCSPSIQLMEPEVSLYWRTICKHILTEALAKGSDAAASMGAEAAVYAAEASDKNDLLERILPATISDYVGLVKAHINAGSSYRFASRQLLLLGTMLDFSDNANRKIAGAFLQEVLHMSPDHELDDDGNLVVLGDGINLGGDKDWAVAVSGLVKKVHAAAGEFEEIVLEVIEELARPCRERTANCVQWMHCLAVTSLLLENVKSLNFINGKVRGPAQLLESILLPGAKQVHLDVQRISIRCLGLYGLLDKRPNEKVLKQLRHSFIKGLPPISIMACKALFDLVLWHDPQEVDKALGQDHILQSSFDKTSFSPINLSEAADEDWTMGSLDLLYAGLDNDERYSSSATNEIESVQTVVTEGFAKILLLSENYPSIPASLHPPLLNKLVNIYFSSEKDLERLKQCLSVFFEHYPSLTVSHKRWISEAFVPVMRSMWPGMNGNVGGSAVEVGNMRKHAVQASRFMLQMMQAPLYANDTERKEEDGCLGNQEATGSIGEPPLECSEEGLAIRIATEVASFHGKKTPAQKSYVSALCRVLVLLHFRPSEQCAIRLMRRLLCYVVETTSWDKDLVKELKRMGEHLTAIDKQPDLEVTQDQAHLILDQLKLEFNLEAEIPQTPVPCSTKPTRSRRRVKHESSSSDEAMSPTSVPNFVGTISTRSQRASKTVALTRITNSVLKTNNVVDEEDAYEDLDSDDDEDDEDSDSDVTEN; translated from the exons ATGGGAGTTTCTAAGAGAGAATCGGCTATGGCGGAAGAAACCGTAGAATCACAAGATCTATTGCCTCAGAAGATAGCTAAGATCCTCGACGAAGCACGGTCATCAAACGCCACCCACAACCGCAAGCTCAAGGAGCTATGTGCTCTACGTTCGAAATCCAAGTCTCCTTTCGAGTTCTTTACTGCCTTTTCCAAAACCCTGATCCCTCTCTTCAACTTCCACCGCAGAATCGCTTCTGCCGAGCGCGTTATCCGTTTCATTTCTCTTTTTGCCACTTCTAAAGACCCCAAATTCGCTTCACTTTCTGATGATTTCTTGGAGGAATTTCTGCAATTTCTTCTCGTTGCATCATGCGCTGCAAATAAGTCTGCCAGGTTCCGTGCATGCCAGATTGTTTCTGAG ATCATCATGCGGCTACCAGATGATGCAGAAGTCAGCAATGAAGTCTGGGATAGAGTTATCGACCACATGAAGCTGCGGGTGCAGGACAAGGTTCCTTTAATACGTATGTTTGCAGTTCGTGCTCTTTCACGTTTTGCGAATGATAGTGAAAACGGTGACATCCTCAATTTATTTCTTGAGGTGATTACTATGGAACAAAATGCG GAGGTCCGAAAGACAATATTACTGTCATTTCCACCTTCTAATGCCACTTTGCAAGTGATAATCGATTGCACCTTGGATGTGAGCGAGTCTGTTCGCAAAGCAGCATATTGTGTATTAGCTAATAAATTTCCACTTCAAAGTCTTAG catCAAACAAAGAACGATAATTTTACAGAGAGGACTTGCCGATCGTTCTCAAGCTGTTTCAAAGGagtgtttaaaattaatgacaGATGAGTGGCTTAATAAATGCTGCCATGGGAATCCTGTAGAATTGCTAGAGTATCTTGATGTTGAAACCTATGAACGAGTTGGTGAATCTGTTATGGGGGCTTTCTTAGGAGCTAGTTTGTTGAAACTGCATGACGATGAAAGTATCCAGCATTATATACTAACTTCTAGCGGCGCGACAGAAG GAGACTCACTACATTGCAGTCCAAGTATTCAACTAATGGAACCGGAAGTTTCTCTTTACTGGAGAACCATTTGTAAGCATATCCTAACAGAAGCACTC GCAAAAGGTTCTGATGCTGCAGCTTCTATGGGTGCTGAAGCTGCAGTCTATGCAGCCGAAGCTTCCGATAAAAATGACCTTTTAGAGAGAATTCTTCCTGCCACAATTTCTGATTATGTAGGCTTGGTCAAAGCTCATATTAATGCTG GGTCCAGCTATCGATTTGCATCAAGGCAGCTACTTTTGCTTGGAACAATGCTTGATTTTTCTGATAATGCAAATAGGAAGATTGCTGGTGCATTTCTGCAGGAAGTGTTGCATATGTCTCCAGATCATGAATTGGACGATGATGGGAACTTGGTTGTTCTTGGGGATGGAATCAATCTTGGAGGGGATAAAGATTGGGCAGTTGCTGTCTCTGGGTTGGTTAAGAAAGTCCATGCTGCTGCTGgtgaatttgaagaaattgttcTTGAGGTGATTGAAGAACTTGCTCGACCATGCAGAGAGAGAACTGCAAATTGTGTGCAATGGATGCATTGTCTTGCTGTGACAAGTCTTCTCCTGGAAAACGTGAAATCATTGAATTTTATTAATGGAAAAGTCAGAGGACCTGCTCAACTACTGGAGTCGATATTGCTTCCAGGG GCAAAACAAGTTCATTTAGATGTTCAGAGAATCAGTATCCGCTGTCTTGGCCTGTATGGATTGCTAGATAAAAGACCAAATGAGAAAGTTCTTAAACAGTTGAGGCATTCCTTCATTAAGGGGCTGCCCCCAATTAGCATAATGGCCTGCAAGGCATTATTTGATCTTGTATTGTGGCATGATCCCCAGGAGGTTGACAAGGCTCTGGGACAAGATCACATCCTCCAGTCTTCATTTGATAAGACATCTTTTAGTCCTATAAACTTATCTGAAGCAGCAGATGAAGATTGGACTATGGGATCACTTGATCTTTTATATGCTGGACTTGACAATGATGAGAGGTACAGCTCTTCAGCAACCAATGAAATCGAGTCCGTTCAAACCGTTGTTACTGAGGGATTTGCAAAGATTCTTCTGCTGAGTGAAAACTATCCAAGCATACCAGCATCTCTACATCCTCCACTCTTAAACAAGCTTGTGAACATTTATTTTTCAAGCGAGAAAGATCTTGAGAG GTTGAAACAATGCCTTTCTGTATTCTTTGAGCATTATCCATCCCTCACAGTTTCTCACAAG AGATGGATATCTGAGGCTTTTGTCCCAGTTATGCGTTCAATGTGGCCAGGCATGAACGGAAATGTTGGAGGTTCTGCAGTTGAGGTAGGGAATATGCGTAAACATGCAGTCCAAGCATCACGTTTTATGCTGCAAATGATGCAGGCTCCTTTATATGCAAATGATACTGAAAGGAAGGAAGAAGATGGATGCTTGGGAAATCAGGAAGCCACGGGTAGTATTGGAGAACCTCCTCTTGAGTGCAGTGAAGAGGGGCTTGCCATTCGAATAGCTACGGAG GTTGCAAGCTTCCATGGAAAGAAGACGCCTGCACAAAAGTCATATGTTTCTGCTTTATGCCGGGTTCTTGTGTTGCTTCATTTTCGCCCATCAGAACAATGTGCTATAAGGCTAATGAGAAGACTACTATGTTATGTGGTTGAAACTACGTCATGGGATAAGGATCTTGTCAAGGAGTTAAAGCGGATGGGAGAGCATCTCACAGCAATTGACAAACAACCAGATCTTGAAGTGACGCAAGATCAAGCTCATCTAATTTTAG ATCAACTAAAACTGGAGTTCAATTTGGAAGCTGAAATTCCACAAACACCAGTCCCATGTTCAACCAAACCTACACGTTCCCGGAGACGAGTGAAACACGAGTCTTCATCTTCTGATGAAGCTATGTCACCCACCTCTGTTCCCAACTTTGTTGGGACAATCAGTACACGCTCACAGAGGGCTAGCAAAACTGTGGCATTGACTAGAATTACGAATAGTGTACTTAAGACCAATAACGTAGTTGATGAGGAAGATGCATACGAAGATTTAGATtcagatgatgatgaagatgatgaagattcAGATTCAGATGTgacagagaattaa